From one Populus alba chromosome 17, ASM523922v2, whole genome shotgun sequence genomic stretch:
- the LOC118030954 gene encoding uncharacterized protein isoform X3: MTDGKLNLPDDLLLSSKSADERLSSFKDQLTVDNTIPLSPQWLYAKPVDAKSLTAGASGETRASNSLPLGNSIDNNLKDNWRLDGTQEKKDRRRIASDIESSRRWREEERDTGLLGRRDRRKEDHRADSVSTRDISENRTLSSSDRWHDSNNRISGNESRRDSKWSSRWGPEDKEKGSLTDKRADVEKEDTHSDKQNFGTASRPTSDLENDSRDKWRPRHRMEVHAGGPAVHRSAPGFGSDRGRVESSNVRFAAGRGRSNNSGKFQIGRHLNSSPIGSILVDKNHTFCYPRGKLLDIYRKHKTLPSFDPMPDGMEHASPITQETAIKPLAFVSPDAEEEAVLGDIWQGKITSSGGLKSSFRDNDTSNNNTAGFGKVPLGEGNPNSSVKTEEIADSFGKITVNASGQEKDSQKDGTQKLTTTIGRELTDDFVLAVSKKDNSSSVGECGPSDNVVELEAFETSSVEDVASKKHLKLGDNEPTTFEIGSQLPGDSSSLFDFIIPLEELSLCYLDPQGSIQGPYLGIDIIAWFEQGYFGTDLPVRLSDAPSGLPFFELGDIMPHLKLKPGCASSTSPSAKLQLSEPVGESLEGSALSPASSLEFKGSSVREELQYASSGFEAIPSVSGQSRIPDHGFRPRTVDSDDQRFQNIVSLDEEIVFPGRPGSSGNPLMTDAADIQSFVSNPPGHPVILNEFSETGMLTHQDEIVHPFGLLMSELRSNSHLKHAQASYMASSMSEGHAVDPYTERDAALASHGSFDAVSDQSRYTDTWPEDYSKKPLMNPHIDLGSTDARHLFQRQPEFNDFDQQHLMPQKMQNERQQNHVSHPFLQELGFEQIPSHLIELQFQQQRKLELQQHWQLELQQQQQLELQRQRQLELQQQRQLELQRRQQFELQRRQQLEHQRRQLELQQQQQQFELQQQHHLLHQQQQQQQLHHYQMKLQQQQVLEQLLQHQMSDLGYGQGKGDPMRDNLVDQSQFRTLLPELQRNLHIPRHLDLSLEQVIRAKIGQNNLQEPQTDILDLLSQVKHSNIMPSDLQFHHQLEQMQAQELSLARSIGFNTSDCHLQRQRLSSHDEHLSHIKWNHALQELHQGGFYEPSSMAFDHLTSLPAVTLGINLDNVNGHSQGPDSAEHLYMHPAEQLGSVSSNAPSCDQQVLDDIYASHPEMTESYFPGKRRQQENSWVEGGMQQLHHENERKRNVSEASGNSSIWLSGQRDEESSKQVLMDLRQKIGLQSIHSSEDDYGHLISSSNSRESFRPITDSSSSNHNPDQEVAMNNSFMDRPQHLNSNSLLHDNPAMALSGQVHLLGNGERLHGSNSGALPEEPTFLSGMIDTSQANHVDNRFGSKYIKDKDLAELDNRSGSKCARAMSRSVSHIEENFVEQAETAMDLVNAHSRHSSLSSAGGYGGLHGYEMGLDNSTSEEVSNDSCRYPGLISSNLTDVKKGKR, from the exons ATGACTGACGGAAAGCTCAATCTACCTGACGATCTCCTCCTCTCCTCCAAATCAGCCGATGAACGCCTCTCCTCCTTCAAag ATCAATTGACTGTGGACAACACAATACCACTTTCTCCTCAATGGCTTTATGCTAAGCCAGTGGATGCTAAGTCATTAACTGCTGGAGCATCAGGG GAAACACGTGCATCAAATTCTTTGCCCCTTGGAAACTCCATTGATAACAATTTGAAAGACAATTGGCGTTTAGATGGAACCCAAGAGAAGAAAGATCGGAGGAGGATTGCTTCTGACATAGAAAGTAGCCGTCGCTGGCGCGAGGAGGAGAGGGATACAGGCTTGCTTGGTAGAAGAGATCGCAGAAAAGAGGACCATCGTGCTGATTCTGTTTCAACCAGAGATATATCTGAGAATAGGACTTTGTCTTCTTCAGATCGTTGGCATGACAGCAATAACCGCATTTCTGGGAATGAATCCCGAAGAGACAGCAAGTGGTCATCTAGGTGGGGTCCGGAAGATAAAGAGAAGGGTTCTTTAACTGATAAGAGGGCAGATGTTGAGAAGGAAGACACTCACAGCGACAAACAAAATTTTGGCACAGCTAGCCGCCCAACTTCTGACCTTGAGAATGATTCTCGTGATAAGTGGAGGCCTCGCCATCGTATGGAAGTTCATGCTGGTGGACCTGCTGTGCACCGGAGTGCACCTGGATTTGGGTCAGATAGAGGACGAGTGGAGAGCTCAAATGTGCGGTTTGCTGCTGGACGAGGGAGGTCTAACAATAGTGGGAAATTTCAAATTGGCAGGCATCTTAATTCTTCTCCTATTGGGTCCATTCTTGTGGATAAAAATCATACATTCTGTTATCCAAGGGGAAAACTTCTTGACATTTACCGAAAGCATAAGACTCTTCCAAGTTTTGATCCTATGCCAGATGGGATGGAACATGCATCTCCAATAACACAGGAAACTGCTATCAAGCCATTGGCTTTTGTTTCCCCTGATGCAGAGGAAGAg GCTGTCCTTGGAGATATATGGCAGGGAAAAATCACAAGCAGTGGAGGATTGAAAAGCTCATTTAGAGACAATGACACATCAAATAATAATACTGCAG GCTTTGGAAAGGTGCCTTTAGGTGAGGGGAACCCAAATTCCTCTGTTAAGACTGAAGAAATTGCTGACTCTTTTGGAAAAATTACTGTTAATGCTTCTGGTCAAG AAAAGGATTCACAAAAAGATGGCACACAGAAGCTTACAACAACAATTGGCAGAGAGTTGACGGATGACTTTGTGCTTGCAGTTTCCAAGAAAGACAATTCCAGCAGTGTCGGGGAGTGTGGTCCAAGCGACAATGTTGTGGAGTTGGAAGCTTTTGAAACGTCATCAGTGGAAGATGTGGCTTCAAAGAAGCACCTTAAGTTGGGGGATAATGAGCCAACTACTTTTGAGATTGGTAGCCAGCTTCCTGGCGATTCAAGTTctctttttgattttattattccaCTCGAGGAGCTATCATTGTGCTATCTTGATCCTCAAGGGTCGATCCAGGGACCATACCTTGGTATTGATATCATTGCATGGTTTGAGCAAGGATATTTTGGAACTGATCTACCAGTTCGTTTGTCAGATGCTCCCAGTGGATTACCCTTCTTTGAGCTTGGAGATATTATGCCTCACCTTAAACTTAAACCTGGGTGCGCTTCAAGCACTAGTCCATCTGCTAAGTTACAACTATCGGAACCTGTTGGAGAAAGCTTGGAAGGGAGCGCACTGTCTCCTGCTTCTTCTCTTGAATTCAAGGGTTCTTCTGTCAGGGAAGAACTGCAGTATGCCTCATCTGGATTTGAGGCCATCCCTAGTGTTAGTGGTCAGTCAAGAATACCTGATCATGGTTTTCGCCCCAGGACAGTGGATTCTGATGATCAAAGATTCCAAAATATTGTTTCTTTGGATGAAG AAATTGTCTTTCCTGGAAGGCCTGGAAGCAGTGGCAACCCTTTGATGACAGATGCTGCAGACATTCAGAGTTTTGTTTCTAATCCTCCTGGCCACCCTGTCATCTTAAATGAATTTTCAGAAACTGGCATGCTTACTCATCAGGATGAAATAGTTCATCCATTTGGCTTGCTGATGTCTGAGCTCAGAAGCAACTCTCATCTGAAGCATGCTCAAGCATCCTATATGGCTTCAAGCATGAGTGAGGGTCATGCTGTGGATCCTTATACAGAGCGTGATGCTGCTCTTGCTAGCCATGGGTCCTTTGATGCAGTATCTGATCAATCCCGTTATACAGATACATGGCCTGAAGATTATAGTAAAAAGCCACTCATGAACCCCCACATTGATCTTGGTTCCACAGACGCTCGACACTTATTTCAGAGGCAACCCGAGTTCAATGATTTTGACCAGCAGCATCTCATGCCACAGAAGATGCAAAACGAACGACAACAGAATCATGTATCTCATCCCTTCTTACAGGAACTGGGTTTTGAGCAAATCCCTTCTCATCTGATTGAACTGCAATTTCAACAGCAGAGAAAGTTGGAGCTCCAACAACATTGGCAGTTGGAACTCCAACAACAGCAGCAGTTGGAGCTCCAACGTCAGCGGCAGTTGGAGCTCCAACAACAGCGGCAGTTGGAGCTTCAACGTCGGCAGCAGTTCGAGCTTCAACGTCGGCAGCAGTTGGAGCATCAGCGGCGGCAATTGGAGCTtcagcaacagcagcaacagTTTGAACTTCAGCAACAGCATCATTTACTGcatcaacagcagcagcaacaacagcTTCATCATTACCAAATGAaattgcagcagcagcaggttCTGGAACAGTTGCTCCAGCATCAGATGTCTGATCTTGGCTATGGGCAGGGAAAGGGAGATCCAATGAGAGACAACTTGGTTGATCAGAGTCAATTTAGGACACTACTTCCAGAACTGCAGCGAAATCTGCATATTCCAAGGCACTTGGATCTGTCACTGGAGCAGGTAATTCGAGCAAAGATTGGCCAGAATAATCTTCAAGAACCTCAGACTGATATCTTAGACCTCTTATCACAGGTGAAGCATAGTAATATAATGCCTTCAGACCTGCAATTCCATCATCAGCTAGAACAGATGCAGGCGCAAGAGTTGTCTTTGGCAAGGTCTATAGGATTTAACACTTCAGATTGTCACCTGCAACGGCAGAGGCTATCCTCACATGATGAACATTTAAGCCACATCAAATGGAATCATGCTTTACAGGAGTTACATCAGGGTGGGTTTTATGAGCCTAGCTCTATGGCATTTGACCATCTGACTTCTCTTCCTGCTGTCACACTAGGGATTAACTTGGATAATGTAAATGGTCATTCCCAAGGTCCAGATTCAGCAGAACATCTATATATGCATCCTGCTGAGCAACTGGGTTCTGTTTCTTCAAATGCTCCCTCTTGTGACCAACAAGTTCTTGATGATATTTATGCTTCTCATCCTGAAATGACAGAGAGCTACTTCCCTGGAAAACGAAGGCAGCAAGAGAATAGTTGGGTTGAAGGAGGGATGCAACAGCTGCatcatgaaaatgaaagaaaaagaaatgtttcAGAAGCTTCTGGAAACTCTAGTATTTGGTTATCAGGTCAACGGGATGAGGAGAGCTCGAAGCAAGTTTTAATGGACCTTCGCCAAAAAATAGGTCTTCAGTCTATTCACTCATCAGAAGATGATTATGGGCACCTTATATCCTCTTCAAATTCTCGGGAATCCTTTCGGCCGATCACTGATTCATCTTCTTCAAATCATAATCCAGATCAAGAAGTTGCCATGAATAACTCATTTATGGATAGGCCTCAACATTTGAACTCAAATTCTCTGTTGCATGATAATCCTGCCATGGCCTTGAGTGGTCAAGTACACCTTCTAGGAAATGGTGAAAGATTGCATGGGTCAAATTCTGGAGCGCTACCAGAAGAACCAACTTTTTTGTCTGGCATGATAGATACTTCTCAAGCTAATCATGTGGATAACAGGTTTGGTTCAAAATATATCAAGGATAAAGACTTGGCAGAATTGGATAACAGATCTGGGTCCAAATGTGCGAGGGCCATGTCCAGGTCTGTTTCACACATTGAAGAAAACTTTGTTGAACAAGCTGAAACTGCTATGGATCTTGTTAATGCCCATAGCAGGCATAGTTCACTAAGCAGTGCTG GTGGATATGGAGGCTTGCATGGCTATGAGATGGGATTAGATAATTCGACCAGTGAAGAGGTTTCTAATGACAG
- the LOC118030955 gene encoding triacylglycerol lipase 2 translates to MAPQSMSRLASIYSFCVLGLMVMPHQVYGSSRGSSALTSGISDHPPADGICATLVTIHGYKCQEHEVVTEDGYILSVQRIPGGRVGVGGNGDTKRQPVLIQHGVLVDGVTWLLNQPEQNLPTILADQGFDVWISNTRGTRFSNRHLSLQVNQKGYWNWSWDELAKFDLPAVFDYVYNETGQKIHYVGHSQGTLIAMAALSEGLLVEKIKSAALLSPVAYLNTVTSILGVVCREAIVCKVADLFGDSAFDPKEQLLPFFNIARTLCDAPGIDCYGLLAPLTGPNCCLNVSTFHPFIRNEPQPTSMMNIRHCGQSIREKVVAKYDYGSSEANTARYGEAKAPAYNLSNIPKNLPLFLSYGALDTLSDVRDVNLLLGILKPHHDVDKLTIQYINNYAHMDFIMGVNAKDIVYTQVLSFFKNHTGF, encoded by the exons ATGGCTCCCCAAAGCATGTCTAGGTTGGCTTCAATTTATAGTTTTTGCGTGCTAGGCTTGATGGTTATGCCCCACCAAGTATATGGCTCGAGCCGTGGCTCTTCGGCCTTAACCAGTGGCATATCAGATCACCCCCCAGCAGATGGTATATGTGCTACTTTGGTGACAATACATGGGTACAAATGCCAGGAACATGAA GTGGTAACCGAAGATGGATATATACTTAGCGTGCAAAGAATACCAGGCGGTCGTGTCGGCGTCGGTGGCAATGGTGATACAAAGAGGCAGCCAGTTCTCATACAGCATGGGGTGCTTGTA GATGGAGTGACATGGCTTCTGAATCAACCGGAACAAAATTTACCCACCATTTTAGCTGATCAAGGGTTTGATGTCTGGATTTCGAACACCAGAGGCACTAGATTTAGCAATCGCCATCTCTCTCTTCAAGTCAATCAAAAG GGATATTGGAATTGGTCATGGGATGAACTGGCGAAATTCGATCTTCCAGCAGTCTTTGATTATGTGTACAATGAAACAGGACAGAAGATACATTATGTGGGTCATTCCCAG GGTACTTTGATAGCTATGGCAGCATTATCGGAAGGGTTGCTGGTGGAGAAGATCAAATCTGCAGCCTTGCTGAGCCCTGTTGCTTACCTGAATACCGTGACATCAATACTGGGTGTTGTTTGTAGAGAAGCCATTGTATGTA AGGTTGCTGATTTATTTGGTGACTCTGCATTTGATCCTAAAGA ACAGCTGCTACCATTTTTTAACATCGCCAGAACTCTATGTGATGCTCCAGGCATCGACTGCTACGGCTTGTTGGCTCCATTAACTG GCCCCAACTGCTGCCTCAATGTCTCTACTTTTCATCCGTTTATAAGGAATGAGCCACAACCTACATCAATGATGAACATCCGGCACTGTGGTCAGA GCATTCGCGAGAAGGTCGTGGCAAAATACGACTATGGATCTTCCGAAGCTAATACGGCTCGCTACGGAGAGGCGAAAGCACCTGCTTATAATCTTTCTAATATCCCCAAAAACTTGCCTCTCTTCCTAAGCTACGGAGCGCTAGATACACTGTCTGATGTTCGAGATGTCAACCTCTTACTTGGCATTCTCAAGCCCCATCATGATGTCGACAAGCTCACCATTCAATACATCAACAATTACGCTCATATGGACTTCATTATGGGAGTAAATGCCAAGGATATTGTGTACACTCAAGTCTtgtcatttttcaaaaatcacaCTGGTTTTTGA